A window of the Candidatus Jettenia caeni genome harbors these coding sequences:
- a CDS encoding secretory pathway protein: protein MKNNRGFTIIELIVVLVVIGIVAGVALPRYAGSLESLNFKKKMSDIVFFFREARIKAISTAGTTYVALDLHNGYFWNEDKKVLQLPPEIQIFTNKIEARNEKTKTFEFYPNGTAQEEIVGFVCDKTTAILHVEPLGGLVYFRMNEEMDQTVRYARNSDVLSEKEILQRIPVDKKEDFDTFVEIVSDEETLDDDFYEDDTLYEEKEFSYEERRNE from the coding sequence GTGAAAAATAACCGGGGCTTTACGATAATTGAATTAATCGTTGTTTTAGTTGTTATAGGAATCGTTGCCGGTGTAGCCTTGCCCAGATATGCGGGATCTCTCGAATCCCTTAATTTTAAGAAAAAAATGTCGGATATCGTATTCTTTTTTAGAGAAGCGCGTATTAAGGCGATATCAACTGCCGGAACAACCTATGTTGCCCTTGACCTCCATAATGGATACTTTTGGAACGAGGATAAAAAGGTGCTTCAGTTACCTCCCGAGATACAGATTTTTACTAACAAAATTGAGGCCCGGAATGAAAAAACAAAGACATTCGAATTTTATCCGAATGGGACTGCGCAAGAGGAAATAGTAGGTTTTGTTTGTGACAAAACAACAGCCATATTACACGTAGAACCATTAGGCGGGTTGGTCTATTTCAGAATGAATGAAGAAATGGATCAGACTGTGCGCTATGCAAGAAACAGCGATGTATTGAGCGAAAAGGAAATACTACAACGTATACCTGTTGATAAAAAAGAGGATTTTGATACGTTCGTAGAAATTGTATCTGATGAAGAAACCTTAGATGACGATTTTTATGAGGATGACACGTTATATGAAGAAAAAGAATTTTCTTATGAGGAGAGAAGAAATGAATAA
- a CDS encoding uroporphyrin-III C-methyltransferase encodes MVYLVGAGPGDPRLITVKGLECIKKADVLIYDYLVNVDLLKVAKPNAEFIYVGKQGGAHTLEQDEINNLLVKKAQEDKIVTRLKGGDPYVFGRGGEEAIVLYENHIPFEVVPGITAAIATPNYAGIPVTHRDFTSTFGLITGHEDPTKDESSIDWSKISTGIGTLAFYMGIKNLPYITEQLIKHGRSKDTPVAVIRWGTTAQQKTVVGTLETIVQKARDIRPPAITIVGEVVKLRNQLNWFETKPLFGKTVVVTRSREQASEFADQLYEYGARVIEFPTIEIAKPDTIQPLDDAITNIHAYDWLVFTSINGVDSFFQRLLELGKDIRDLKGIKFCAIGPATEEGIRRYHIKVDCRPPKFVAESVVEELKKVTVIKGKKFLLPRADIARSFLPEELEKLGGKVADVVAYKTVMAQPKDINLVDKIKHGEINFITFTSSSTVRNFVQIIGEKNIASLNGKVQYASIGPITTQTAEELGFRITIKAKEYTIPGLVNAILESSIPHSDS; translated from the coding sequence CTTATTTACGATTACCTGGTAAATGTCGATCTCCTCAAGGTTGCTAAGCCGAATGCAGAATTTATCTACGTGGGTAAGCAGGGAGGAGCGCATACCCTTGAGCAGGATGAGATTAATAACCTTCTCGTAAAAAAGGCGCAAGAGGATAAAATAGTAACCCGGTTAAAGGGTGGTGATCCATATGTATTTGGGCGAGGCGGGGAAGAAGCGATAGTACTCTATGAGAACCATATACCATTTGAAGTAGTTCCTGGGATTACTGCCGCCATTGCTACTCCTAATTATGCAGGAATACCAGTTACCCATCGCGATTTTACTTCCACCTTTGGACTTATTACCGGACATGAAGATCCCACGAAAGATGAAAGCTCCATCGATTGGAGCAAAATCAGCACGGGAATTGGTACATTGGCCTTTTACATGGGAATTAAGAATCTCCCTTATATCACGGAACAACTCATAAAACATGGCCGTTCGAAAGATACCCCGGTTGCTGTAATTCGATGGGGAACGACCGCCCAGCAAAAAACAGTTGTGGGAACACTGGAGACAATTGTACAAAAAGCCAGAGACATCCGTCCGCCGGCAATTACCATCGTTGGCGAAGTCGTAAAACTCCGCAATCAACTCAACTGGTTTGAGACGAAACCGTTGTTTGGGAAAACCGTTGTCGTAACACGCTCAAGGGAACAGGCAAGTGAATTTGCTGATCAATTATACGAATACGGCGCCCGTGTCATTGAATTCCCAACCATTGAGATTGCAAAACCTGATACCATTCAACCACTGGATGACGCTATCACCAATATTCATGCTTACGATTGGCTTGTGTTTACGAGTATCAATGGCGTTGATAGCTTTTTTCAGCGTCTGCTTGAACTGGGGAAAGATATTCGTGACCTTAAAGGCATTAAGTTTTGTGCTATCGGTCCTGCAACAGAGGAAGGAATCAGAAGATATCATATAAAGGTAGATTGCAGACCGCCTAAATTCGTTGCAGAATCTGTTGTAGAGGAACTAAAGAAGGTAACGGTTATAAAAGGTAAGAAATTCCTGCTGCCAAGGGCAGATATTGCCAGAAGCTTTCTACCCGAAGAACTTGAGAAATTAGGGGGAAAGGTTGCCGATGTGGTGGCTTATAAAACCGTTATGGCACAACCTAAGGACATAAATCTTGTTGACAAAATCAAACATGGTGAAATCAACTTCATTACCTTCACAAGCTCTTCTACGGTAAGGAACTTTGTTCAAATCATTGGTGAGAAAAACATCGCTTCGTTGAATGGAAAAGTTCAGTATGCCAGCATCGGCCCTATTACTACCCAAACCGCAGAAGAATTGGGATTCCGTATTACTATCAAAGCCAAGGAATACACCATCCCCGGGTTAGTAAACGCCATTCTGGAAAGCAGTATTCCACATAGTGACAGTTAA